The Fictibacillus arsenicus genome contains a region encoding:
- a CDS encoding cupin domain-containing protein, producing MNNVYNSFYRFDHSQAESILMGIQREASAINLYQRLAHTASNQHHRNHILYALEGKQNHMQQFTDLYVSLTGLQPEYHIDPVAFYCYKDGLRIAYEAELKGSQAYQNQSQRSQNPYLQQVFLHAFSEKKESAALMDWLYRDTPAEIRDYGGKPLVINIDEASKVNNTYRTALWTGEHLQVTLMSIDVGDDIGLEVHPNTDQFLRIEEGQGIVQMGDSQDQLDFQVEAYDDFAIMIPAGKWHNLTNTGDKPIKLYAIYAPPEHPFGTVHPTKAAAMAAEASE from the coding sequence ATGAACAACGTGTATAATTCTTTCTACCGTTTTGACCATTCACAAGCGGAATCTATACTTATGGGGATCCAAAGAGAAGCTTCAGCGATCAATTTATACCAGCGATTAGCACATACTGCGTCTAATCAGCACCATAGGAACCACATTCTTTATGCACTTGAAGGCAAACAAAATCATATGCAACAATTTACAGATCTTTATGTTTCTCTTACTGGATTACAACCCGAATACCATATAGATCCGGTGGCTTTCTACTGTTACAAAGATGGATTGCGAATCGCTTATGAAGCGGAATTAAAAGGTAGTCAAGCATATCAGAACCAAAGTCAGCGCAGTCAAAATCCTTATCTCCAGCAAGTGTTCCTGCACGCTTTTTCTGAGAAAAAAGAAAGCGCAGCTCTAATGGATTGGTTATATCGAGATACTCCGGCAGAAATTAGAGATTATGGAGGGAAGCCGTTAGTTATTAATATTGATGAAGCATCTAAAGTGAATAATACGTACCGAACGGCTCTCTGGACTGGTGAACATTTGCAAGTAACCTTGATGAGTATAGACGTTGGAGATGACATCGGATTGGAAGTTCATCCGAATACCGATCAGTTTCTGCGTATAGAAGAAGGGCAAGGGATTGTTCAAATGGGGGATAGCCAGGATCAACTAGACTTTCAAGTGGAAGCTTATGACGATTTTGCCATTATGATTCCGGCAGGGAAATGGCACAACCTTACCAATACAGGAGATAAACCAATCAAACTATATGCCATCTATGCGCCGCCTGAACATCCGTTTGGAACCGTTCACCCAACAAAAGCAGCGGCTATGGCTGCTGAAGCGAGTGAATAG
- a CDS encoding ABC transporter ATP-binding protein has translation MSRLYAEDLHIAYGERDIVKDLNISIPDGKITTIIGPNGCGKSTVLKTLSRILNPKSGAVYLDGKAVSKESTKKIAQKMAILPQSPDSPEGLTVGELVSYGRFPYQKGFGKLTKKDFEVIDWALHVTGVSEFKDRPVDALSGGQRQRVWIAMALAQETDIILLDEPTTYLDLSHQLEVLELLHQLNRDEKRTIVMVIHDLNHAARFAHHMVAMKDGSILKEGTAEEVMTRQVLRNVFNIDAEIGVDPRTRKPVCLTYDLIKNVQLVENLA, from the coding sequence ATGTCCAGACTGTATGCGGAAGACTTACATATTGCTTATGGTGAAAGGGACATTGTGAAAGATCTCAACATTTCCATTCCAGATGGGAAGATCACTACGATTATCGGACCGAACGGCTGCGGAAAATCAACGGTTTTGAAAACGTTGTCGCGCATCTTGAATCCGAAGTCTGGTGCTGTTTACTTAGATGGTAAAGCCGTGAGCAAGGAGTCAACGAAGAAAATCGCTCAAAAGATGGCGATCTTGCCGCAGTCTCCAGATTCACCAGAAGGACTTACGGTAGGAGAACTCGTTTCTTACGGAAGGTTTCCATACCAAAAAGGCTTTGGAAAGCTGACAAAGAAAGATTTTGAAGTGATAGACTGGGCTCTTCACGTGACGGGTGTTTCTGAGTTTAAGGACCGTCCGGTAGATGCACTCTCAGGCGGTCAGCGCCAGCGTGTCTGGATTGCGATGGCATTAGCACAAGAGACAGATATTATCTTGCTGGATGAGCCGACTACATACTTGGATCTGTCTCATCAGTTAGAAGTCCTTGAGTTATTGCATCAATTGAACAGAGATGAGAAACGCACGATCGTCATGGTGATTCATGACTTGAATCATGCAGCGAGGTTTGCTCACCATATGGTGGCAATGAAGGATGGCTCGATCCTTAAAGAGGGAACGGCAGAAGAAGTAATGACACGTCAGGTGCTTCGGAACGTTTTCAATATCGATGCCGAGATCGGTGTTGATCCAAGAACGAGAAAGCCAGTCTGTCTTACGTATGATCTTATCAAAAATGTTCAGTTAGTTGAGAACTTGGCGTAA